From the Lathyrus oleraceus cultivar Zhongwan6 chromosome 4, CAAS_Psat_ZW6_1.0, whole genome shotgun sequence genome, one window contains:
- the LOC127137764 gene encoding uncharacterized protein LOC127137764 yields MGLKLKDFNPFPKLQEEVGPNKLALVLSIDVPTVLVNWIEKDGFKGFAMRFLEELALKFKKEGNWKAFYVVFALLIHGIVLFRNIEKCMDHVAIEVFLSGNSFMQHMSEKGLFVAKELKYPQRLASLTASSITWYVKEWETPYIIVSCEEFPNVPLLGTKGYINYNPMLSRMQHDYSMDDPPEAKDLQPFIVRKSKEFGKRNPLVKEPYTRWVKERVEVIHFPFIFHASAFPKVPDPKPILPKDMEKLNAKTKKEELKKAEYRIRELGRMLDKSLVEKKEIKLDFESQVRELKDILKKCKDKLSREILQKEEAERNYLHLEYQLEETNRRFTVLESQEGDATYLLLKNDCVYLMRLYREDRMALSEDQRIIMKLQDLYVEWKVPQLGYIC; encoded by the exons ATGGGTCTAAAGTTGAAGGATTTCAATCCATTTCCAAAGCTTCAAGAGGAAGTGGGCCCAAATAAGTTAGCTTTAGTCCTAAGTATCGATGTCCCAACTGTTCTAGTCAATTGGATCGAGAAAGATGGTTTCAAAGGTTTTGCCATGAGGTTCTTGGAAGAATTAGCTCTGAAATTCAAGAAAGAAGGAAATTGGAAGGCATTCTATGTTGTGTTTGCTCTATTGATCCATGGGATTGTGCTCTTCCGAAACATTGAAAAATGTATGGATCATGTAGCCATAGAAGTCTTTCTCTCTGGCAATTCT TTCATGCAACATATGTCTGAAAAAGGCCTTTTTGTAGCAAAAGAGCTTAAATATCCTCAAAGACTAGCTTCTCTCACCGCAAGTTCCATCACATGGTATGTCAAAGAATGGGAAACCCCATATATCATTGTTAGCTGTGAGGAATTTCCTAATGTGCCACTGTTGGGAACTAAGGGTTATATCAATTACAACCCTATGTTATCTCGGATGCAACACGACTACTCCATGGATGATCCTCCTGAAGCCAAAGACTTACAGCCATTT ATTGTTAGAAAGAGTAAAGAATTCGGAAAAAGGAACCCTCTTGTCAAAGAACCTTACACTCGATGGGTGAAAGAGAGAGTTGAGGTAATCCATTTTCCATTCATCTTTCATGCTTCAGCTTTCCCTAAGGTTCCTGATCCAAAACCTATACTTCCCAAGGACATGGAGAAACTCAATGCTAAG ACCAAAAAGGAAGAGCTTAAGAAAGCTGAATATAGAATTCGGGAGTTAGGAAGGATGCTAGATAAGTCTCTTGTAGAAAAGAAGGAAATTAAGCTCGACTTTGAATCCCAGGTCCGTGAACTTAAGGACATTCTCAAGAAGTGCAAAGATAAGTTGTCTCGTGAGATCCTTCAGAAAGAAGAAGCTGAGAGAAACTATCTCCACCTCGAATACCAGTTGGAAGAAACTAATAGGAGGTTTACAGTTTTGGAGAGCCAAGAAGGTGATGCAACCTACTTGCTCTTAAAGAATGACTGTGTGTATTTGATGAGGCTGTATAGAGAGGATAGGATGGCCCTAAGTGAAGATCAGCGCATCATCATGAAACTCCAAGACCTCTATGTTGAATGGAAAGTTCCTCAACTTGGATATATTTGCTAA